The Anaerolineae bacterium genome contains a region encoding:
- a CDS encoding FAD-binding oxidoreductase, with protein sequence MLPFDRLRSVENFGHSIRTPGYVFRPTHVEQIAELLNFARRQGIRMALRGAGRSYGDPHMASGHIVLDLIRMNRVLDYDPTQGVITVEPGVTIQRLWEYTLEDGWWPAVVPGTMFPTVGGCLAANVHGKNNWRAGTFGDHVTQLTALLPNGEEVTLTPDDSDFKALVSSMGTLGIITRATLQLHRVHSGDLLVKAFATPDLGTTLRELDEAKETWDYLVAWVDSTAQGRQLGRSQIHLARYLEPGEDPAPGRTLSRQHQVLPETILFVPKSVLWMFMRPFMNNLGLWATNTAKFWASRTLGHHKVYRQPHVAFNFLLDYVPNWERAYGPGGLIQYQCFVPKERAESTFAALLETTQRFRLPTFLGVIKRHRPDDYLFTHALDGFSFAMDFKVTARNRRRLLELATTLDRMVLDAGGRFYFAKDATLVPQHAAAYLGQEALKRFFAIKAHWDPDEVLQPDLYRRVLRPLKNKVKV encoded by the coding sequence ATGCTGCCCTTTGATCGCTTACGCTCGGTAGAGAATTTCGGCCACTCCATCCGCACGCCGGGCTACGTGTTCCGCCCCACCCATGTGGAACAAATCGCCGAGTTGCTGAACTTCGCCCGGCGACAGGGGATACGAATGGCGCTGCGCGGCGCAGGTCGCAGTTATGGCGATCCCCACATGGCCTCCGGGCATATCGTCCTCGACCTGATCCGAATGAACCGTGTGTTGGACTACGACCCTACCCAAGGGGTTATCACCGTCGAGCCAGGTGTGACCATCCAGCGCCTTTGGGAATATACGCTGGAAGACGGCTGGTGGCCGGCCGTGGTGCCCGGCACCATGTTCCCCACGGTGGGCGGCTGCCTGGCCGCCAATGTGCACGGCAAGAACAACTGGCGCGCCGGCACTTTCGGCGACCATGTGACCCAACTCACCGCCCTGCTGCCCAACGGCGAGGAGGTCACCCTCACGCCCGACGACTCCGACTTCAAGGCCCTGGTCAGCAGCATGGGCACCTTAGGCATCATCACCCGGGCCACCCTGCAACTGCACCGCGTGCACTCCGGCGACCTGCTGGTCAAGGCCTTCGCCACGCCCGACCTGGGCACCACCCTACGCGAACTGGACGAGGCCAAGGAGACCTGGGACTACCTGGTGGCCTGGGTGGACAGCACCGCTCAAGGCCGCCAACTAGGCCGCAGCCAGATTCACCTGGCCCGCTATCTGGAACCTGGTGAAGACCCTGCCCCCGGGCGCACCCTGAGCCGCCAGCATCAGGTGCTTCCCGAGACCATTCTCTTTGTCCCCAAGAGTGTGCTGTGGATGTTCATGCGGCCCTTCATGAACAACCTGGGCCTGTGGGCCACCAACACGGCCAAATTCTGGGCCTCACGCACCCTGGGCCACCACAAGGTCTACCGCCAGCCCCATGTGGCCTTCAACTTTCTACTGGACTATGTGCCCAACTGGGAGCGGGCTTACGGACCTGGTGGACTGATTCAATATCAATGCTTCGTGCCCAAAGAGCGGGCCGAAAGCACCTTCGCCGCCCTGCTGGAAACCACCCAACGCTTTCGACTGCCGACCTTTTTAGGGGTCATCAAACGCCACCGGCCCGATGACTATCTGTTCACCCATGCCCTGGATGGCTTTTCCTTCGCCATGGACTTCAAGGTCACAGCCCGTAACCGCCGCCGCCTGCTGGAACTGGCGACAACGCTGGACCGGATGGTGTTGGACGCCGGTGGCCGGTTCTACTTCGCCAAGGACGCCACCCTGGTTCCCCAACATGCGGCTGCTTACCTGGGCCAGGAAGCCCTCAAGCGCTTCTTCGCCATCAAAGCCCACTGGGATCCCGATGAAGTGCTTCAGCCCGACCTGTACCGCCGGGTGCTGAGGCCGCTGAAGAACAAGGTTAAGGTATAA